Proteins from a genomic interval of Dryobates pubescens isolate bDryPub1 chromosome 7, bDryPub1.pri, whole genome shotgun sequence:
- the LOC104304503 gene encoding LOW QUALITY PROTEIN: protein-lysine methyltransferase METTL21E (The sequence of the model RefSeq protein was modified relative to this genomic sequence to represent the inferred CDS: substituted 2 bases at 2 genomic stop codons), producing the protein MLATRDVLQSTLLPGTAWEGNGQAVKDFSVXIPSLESCRRSRXAYVFLSQVLWHSMDLTPSEHNHLQNYLVGESRRQEGEEEDEQIVAEIMKRRFFPALLTHKTWEGFHFAGHEIRITETTDFYGGVVWPSALVLCYFLETNSKQYNLVDKNVIEIGAGTGLVSIVASLLGALVTATDVPELLGNLQHNVLQNTKLNCKHQPCVKELSWGIDLEKNFPKSSCHFDYIMAADVVYHHPFLDELLETFDHLCKKDTVILWAMKFRFDKENQFVGRFQALFDLEVISNFPSLNITLYKAMRKGRMKDRPSKSTV; encoded by the exons ATGTTGGCAACACGTGACGTGCTTCAGAGCACACTTCTGCCTGGGACTGCCTGGGAGGGAAACGGCCAGGCAGTTAAGGACTTTTCTGTTTAAATACCATCtctggaaagctgcagaagaTCCAG GTGAGCTTATGTTTTTCTGTCCCAGGTTTTGTGGCATAGTATGGATTTGACACCATCAGAGCACAATCATCTACAAAATTATCTGGTAGGAGAATCGAGAAGACAAGAAG GGGAAGAAGAAGATGAACAGATAGTTGCAGAAATCATGAAAAGGCgcttttttcctgctcttttaACTCATAAGACCTGGGAAGGCTTTCACTTTGCTGGCCATGAGATAAGAATTACAGAAACAACTGATTTTTATGGAGGAGTCGTCTGGCCATCG GCTCTTGTTCTGTGTTATTTTTTGGAAACTAATTCTAAACAATACAATTTGGTTGACAAAAATGTGATTGAAATTGGAGCTGGAACTGGGTTGGTCTCCATAGTAGCCAGTTTACTGG GAGCACTGGTTACTGCCACAGATGTGCCAGAACTTCTGGGAAACCTTCAACACAATGTTCTCCAAAATACGAAGCTGAACTGCAAGCACCAGCCTTGTGTTAAAGAATTGTCTTGGGGAATAGACTTAGAAAAGAACTTTCCTAAGTCCTCCTGTCACTTTGACTATATTATGGCTGCTGATGTAGTGTACCACCATCCTTTCCTTGATGAACTCCTCGAAACATTTGATCACTTGTGCAAGAAGGACACTGTTATTCTTTGGGCTATGAAATTTAGATTTGACAAAGAAAACCAATTCGTGGGCAGATTTCAGGCACTGTTTGACTTAGAGGTGATTTCTAATTTCCCCAGTTTGAACATAACCTTGTATAAGGCAATGAGGAAGGGTAGAATGAAAGACAGACCTTCCAAATCAACAGTCTGA